From Actinopolyspora lacussalsi, a single genomic window includes:
- a CDS encoding 5-(carboxyamino)imidazole ribonucleotide mutase (product_source=KO:K01588; cath_funfam=3.40.50.7700; cog=COG0041; ko=KO:K01588; pfam=PF00731; smart=SM01001; superfamily=52255; tigrfam=TIGR01162) — protein sequence MESDERTPLVGLVMGSDSDWSVMREAGEALREFDVPYEVGVYSAHRTPQRMLDYAGGAADRGIRVVIAGAGGAAHLPGMVASATVLPVIGVPVPLKYLDGMDSLLSIVQMPAGIPVATVSVGGARNAGLLAVRTLAADSGELGARLRDRMSRFQDELETKVLDKDSALRERVDGGS from the coding sequence GTGGAGTCCGACGAGCGGACGCCGCTGGTGGGCCTGGTGATGGGCAGCGATTCGGACTGGTCGGTGATGCGCGAAGCGGGGGAGGCGTTGCGCGAGTTCGACGTTCCCTACGAGGTGGGCGTGTACTCGGCGCACCGCACTCCGCAGCGGATGCTGGACTACGCGGGCGGTGCGGCCGACCGCGGGATCCGGGTCGTCATCGCCGGGGCGGGCGGTGCCGCTCACCTTCCTGGCATGGTCGCCTCGGCCACCGTGCTGCCGGTGATCGGTGTTCCGGTGCCGCTGAAGTACCTGGACGGGATGGACTCGCTGCTGTCCATCGTGCAGATGCCCGCCGGTATCCCGGTGGCGACCGTGTCCGTCGGTGGCGCCCGCAACGCCGGGCTGCTGGCCGTACGCACGCTGGCCGCCGACTCGGGAGAGCTCGGTGCGCGCCTGCGTGACCGGATGAGCCGGTTCCAGGACGAGCTGGAGACCAAGGTGCTGGACAAGGACTCCGCGCTGCGTGAGCGGGTCGATGGGGGAAGCTGA
- a CDS encoding hypothetical protein (product_source=Hypo-rule applied; cleavage_site_network=SignalP-noTM; pfam=PF10783; transmembrane_helix_parts=Inside_1_12,TMhelix_13_35,Outside_36_153), translating to MLGSTGTARATKRFALVAVTTLAVTLLGAGPAAGQAQAAPLPPDQGWRSCGSLLINKASVDNRGDMFKVNMVPSHALRVPHPSVGAAWGDLRNCVTFPNLDTLRQQFDCHAAFGRKEPEWNMESDRFSNPDWKTDNPTRHKCNWGSSDGGGSS from the coding sequence ATGCTCGGATCCACCGGGACCGCCCGCGCGACGAAACGGTTCGCGCTCGTCGCCGTCACCACGCTGGCCGTCACACTGCTGGGTGCGGGACCGGCCGCGGGTCAGGCACAAGCCGCCCCGCTGCCACCGGACCAGGGCTGGCGTTCCTGCGGCAGCCTGCTGATCAACAAGGCCTCGGTGGACAACAGGGGCGACATGTTCAAGGTCAACATGGTTCCGTCGCACGCCCTGCGCGTCCCCCATCCCTCGGTCGGGGCTGCCTGGGGCGATCTGCGGAACTGCGTGACCTTCCCGAACCTGGACACCCTGCGCCAGCAGTTCGACTGCCACGCCGCGTTCGGGCGCAAGGAGCCGGAGTGGAACATGGAGTCCGACCGCTTCTCCAACCCGGACTGGAAGACGGACAACCCGACGCGGCACAAGTGCAACTGGGGCAGCAGTGACGGTGGCGGCTCCTCCTGA
- a CDS encoding hypothetical protein (product_source=Hypo-rule applied): protein MNGVSMGTWIKVDDGPIRYAVCGDVVEMELGGQGSGAELVTTEEGLSNLLREGTEALHELRRKRHG, encoded by the coding sequence ATGAACGGGGTCAGCATGGGCACGTGGATCAAGGTGGACGACGGTCCGATCCGCTACGCGGTGTGCGGCGACGTGGTGGAAATGGAACTCGGTGGGCAGGGTTCGGGCGCTGAACTCGTCACCACCGAGGAGGGCCTGAGCAACCTACTGCGCGAAGGTACCGAAGCACTCCACGAACTCCGGCGGAAGCGGCACGGCTGA
- a CDS encoding DNA-binding transcriptional LysR family regulator (product_source=COG0583; cath_funfam=1.10.10.10,3.40.190.10; cog=COG0583; pfam=PF00126,PF03466; superfamily=46785,53850), with amino-acid sequence MFNVERLRALHAVAAHGSVALAASVLHVTPSGVSQQLAKLEREAGHQLLEQHGRGVRLTAAGHVLAKHASEILSRMSEAQSDLDGLSEEILGPLRIGSISTVLRAVVPGALSALHRRHPRLEVTLREGEAEETLPALVGRELDLAVLESWDRLPAQLPAEVGYRRLCTDTADVALPEQHRLAHRTTVSLHELADTPWVSWATGTACHEWLVQTLRAQEFEPRITCNVAGYPTQLELVAANLAAALVPRLARDSVPGGVAVVRTRPVLQRQVLAVWRTDSERPAIRACVDALATVTEQQTLAAPQDHQ; translated from the coding sequence GTGTTCAACGTGGAACGACTCCGTGCGTTGCACGCCGTCGCAGCGCACGGCTCCGTGGCGCTGGCGGCCTCGGTGCTGCACGTGACTCCCTCCGGGGTCTCGCAGCAGCTCGCCAAGCTGGAACGTGAGGCAGGACACCAACTGCTGGAGCAGCACGGTCGCGGCGTCCGCCTCACAGCCGCGGGTCACGTGCTGGCCAAGCACGCCTCGGAGATCCTCTCGCGGATGTCGGAGGCGCAGTCCGACCTCGACGGCCTCAGCGAGGAGATCCTCGGCCCGCTGCGCATCGGCTCGATCTCCACCGTGCTGCGAGCGGTGGTTCCCGGTGCGTTGAGCGCGCTGCACCGCAGGCACCCTCGACTGGAGGTGACGCTGCGCGAGGGCGAGGCGGAGGAGACCCTGCCGGCTCTGGTGGGGCGCGAGCTCGACCTGGCGGTGTTGGAGAGCTGGGACAGGCTGCCCGCGCAGCTGCCCGCCGAGGTCGGCTACCGCAGGTTGTGCACCGACACAGCCGACGTCGCGCTGCCGGAGCAGCACCGGCTCGCCCACCGCACCACGGTCTCGCTGCACGAACTGGCCGACACGCCGTGGGTGAGCTGGGCCACCGGGACAGCCTGCCACGAGTGGTTGGTGCAGACCCTGCGGGCCCAGGAGTTCGAGCCGCGCATCACCTGCAACGTCGCGGGGTATCCCACCCAGCTCGAACTGGTGGCGGCCAATCTCGCGGCGGCGCTGGTGCCCAGGCTGGCCCGCGATTCGGTGCCCGGCGGAGTCGCCGTGGTGCGAACCAGGCCGGTGCTGCAGCGGCAGGTGCTCGCCGTCTGGCGTACCGATTCCGAGCGTCCGGCGATCCGTGCCTGCGTCGACGCGTTGGCGACCGTTACCGAGCAGCAGACCCTTGCGGCACCGCAGGACCACCAGTAG
- a CDS encoding 5-(carboxyamino)imidazole ribonucleotide synthase (product_source=KO:K01589; cath_funfam=3.30.1490.20,3.30.470.20,3.40.50.20; cog=COG0026; ko=KO:K01589; pfam=PF02222; superfamily=51246,52440,56059; tigrfam=TIGR01161), with protein MTHQAAIGLGQSLKVLAASPDESAALVAPNIEIGSHTDLAALRTFAEGCDAVTFDHEHVPNEHLRALAAEGVAVHPGPDALLHAQDKLVMRRKLRDLELPVPPFAEVGSVTDVLEFGAAHGWPCVLKTARGGYDGKGVWVLDTPDGARRTTAELLDAGAPLMVEQRVALRRELAVLVARSPFGQGGAWPVVETVQSQGICVRVLAPAPEASEELTQRAQDIALRIADELGVVGVLAVEMFETADGLVINELAMRPHNSGHFSIDGSRTSQFEQHLRAVLDYPLGTTELTAPAVAMGNILAAPTEPRMSVDERVHHLFARFPGAKLHLYGKTERPGRKVGHVNMLGERMDEVSERARLAAHWLAHAEWPDGYSIH; from the coding sequence ATGACACACCAGGCTGCCATCGGCCTCGGTCAATCGCTGAAGGTGTTGGCGGCCTCCCCGGACGAATCGGCCGCACTGGTCGCGCCGAACATCGAGATCGGCTCGCACACTGACCTCGCCGCGCTGCGCACGTTCGCCGAAGGCTGCGACGCCGTCACGTTCGACCACGAACACGTCCCCAACGAGCACCTGCGGGCGCTCGCCGCCGAAGGTGTGGCGGTGCACCCCGGGCCGGACGCGCTGCTGCACGCCCAGGACAAGCTCGTGATGCGACGCAAGCTGCGTGACCTCGAACTGCCGGTACCCCCGTTCGCGGAGGTCGGCAGCGTCACCGACGTGCTGGAGTTCGGCGCCGCCCACGGTTGGCCCTGCGTGCTCAAGACCGCGCGCGGTGGGTACGACGGCAAGGGCGTGTGGGTGCTGGACACACCGGACGGCGCGCGCCGCACCACCGCCGAACTGCTCGATGCCGGGGCGCCGCTGATGGTCGAGCAGCGGGTGGCGCTGCGCAGGGAACTCGCGGTGCTCGTCGCCCGCTCGCCGTTCGGGCAGGGGGGTGCCTGGCCGGTGGTGGAGACCGTGCAGTCCCAGGGCATCTGCGTGCGAGTGCTCGCCCCGGCGCCCGAGGCCTCCGAGGAGCTGACGCAGCGGGCGCAGGACATCGCGCTGCGCATCGCCGACGAGCTGGGCGTGGTCGGCGTGCTCGCGGTGGAGATGTTCGAGACGGCGGACGGTCTGGTGATCAACGAGCTGGCGATGCGACCGCACAACTCCGGCCACTTCAGCATCGACGGCTCGCGGACCTCGCAGTTCGAGCAGCACCTGCGGGCCGTGCTGGACTACCCGCTGGGTACCACCGAGCTGACCGCGCCCGCCGTGGCGATGGGCAACATCCTGGCCGCCCCCACCGAGCCGCGGATGAGCGTGGACGAACGGGTGCATCACCTGTTCGCGCGTTTCCCCGGGGCCAAGCTGCACCTCTACGGCAAGACCGAGCGGCCCGGGCGCAAGGTCGGCCACGTAAACATGCTCGGCGAGCGGATGGACGAGGTCAGCGAGCGGGCGCGGCTGGCCGCGCACTGGCTCGCGCACGCCGAGTGGCCCGATGGTTACTCCATCCACTGA
- a CDS encoding hypothetical protein (product_source=Hypo-rule applied) has product MRSRWRGATLASGWPFPGDWACPAVDRVCEAVISGDDPGDAVDELAAQRADSGIGLDETLLDLGVLHAVLSREDTGTALVSQECDDVPTWLLRRAALAWADVVAGRSAAREVTDALTGLSTLSYLRMRLYEVYRETRAAGAGPATSPGRDSYALLVVTLRLPGDDHRWARLMAVVLAADVLRDVFDAGETVSLLRDSTPVVLTRDDTWLAERCSRAETAINERVLADPELARALDDSGSAVRIRRSPLPTEYSRACELLDSLR; this is encoded by the coding sequence TTGCGGTCCCGGTGGCGTGGCGCGACGCTGGCCTCCGGCTGGCCGTTTCCCGGCGACTGGGCCTGTCCTGCGGTCGACCGGGTGTGCGAGGCCGTGATAAGCGGCGACGATCCGGGGGACGCGGTCGACGAGCTCGCGGCGCAGCGGGCGGATTCCGGGATCGGGCTGGACGAGACCCTGCTGGACCTGGGAGTGCTGCACGCCGTGCTCTCGCGGGAGGACACCGGCACCGCCCTGGTCAGCCAGGAGTGCGACGACGTCCCCACGTGGTTGCTGCGCCGCGCCGCGCTGGCATGGGCCGACGTGGTCGCGGGACGCTCGGCGGCCCGCGAGGTCACCGACGCGCTGACCGGGTTGAGCACGCTGTCCTACCTGCGGATGCGGCTGTACGAGGTGTACCGCGAGACCCGGGCCGCCGGAGCCGGACCGGCGACGTCTCCCGGACGGGACAGCTACGCGCTGCTCGTCGTCACGCTCCGGTTGCCGGGGGACGATCACCGGTGGGCGCGGCTGATGGCGGTGGTGCTGGCCGCCGATGTGCTGCGGGACGTGTTCGACGCCGGTGAAACCGTGTCACTGCTGCGCGATTCCACACCCGTGGTGCTCACGCGGGACGACACGTGGCTGGCGGAACGTTGTTCCCGCGCCGAGACCGCGATCAACGAGCGCGTGCTGGCCGACCCGGAGCTGGCGCGGGCACTGGACGACTCCGGCAGCGCCGTGCGAATTCGCCGGTCGCCGCTGCCGACCGAGTACTCGCGGGCCTGTGAACTGCTCGACTCACTCCGCTGA
- a CDS encoding RNA polymerase sigma factor (sigma-70 family) (product_source=TIGR02937; cath_funfam=1.10.10.10,1.10.1740.10; cog=COG1595; pfam=PF04542,PF13490; superfamily=88659,88946; tigrfam=TIGR02937), giving the protein MGTDPNEFEDAGDNELIEAVRGGSTAAYGVLYERHSVAAHSMARQVANDSSEADDLVSEAFAKVLTGLRSGQGPNTAFRAYLLTAVRRTAYDRTRKERRVRYSADVGTEDGADVSVPFTDTAVAGLERSLAAQAFNRLPERWQTVLWHLEIEGESPSEVAPVLGLTSNGVSALAYRAREGLRQAYLQVHLGQLESDEAESQQCRATVERLGQWTRGGLSKRESAQVDTHLDSCTSCRALSAELGDVNGGLRLVVAPFVLGTSAAGYLAGNSGTAAAAGITAGGAGGTGAAGAVGAASSLPRQIVGTTASTAAMVVAVALGLAAGGQQPNPAAAAPPTSEQPPPRPEPPAPEQPTRQPSEPRPSPEPSPPPEKAPPPEPEQGEPNLVASGPGQPVHLIAGGDPAELPITIGNNGTGISEPITVRLALPRGISARVPGVTDGSGAAENSGSEAASTEPAWVTARSASARNAVVPASTGNSAGGVLRAEPAVSGSNGTGPGLGCVSEGRSMTCTTERGLRAGEELPLDFRVRADSTARSGEVTVNITSAGGLSLSLAEVRVRVKPSTEPGIALTTDSWSGAFPWSGSRVRAHARNTGDTTGTARVVFELPEGTRAVTIPSGCERAGSTVRCSERLRPTETTEFAVWLCDSRWLSARPLSEEGLLDESPAEWSRPTRLTVSAELADARDSERVTLEQWWSRLPDYWKLPEHWNLPDESTSTEQRPNRPDDGSDSGVPQGSENGREPANSGPSGPPDPSSEPGTDPDAPNGNGAGQSGGSPHESSPAPDSPGSDTNKPTPPTTEHEGTSGPEPPEATEEPESQPPEPSEGGGQRNPDDSDSEDSSGFDLENFLDGLPYVGASD; this is encoded by the coding sequence GTGGGCACGGATCCGAACGAGTTCGAGGACGCGGGTGACAACGAGCTGATCGAAGCCGTTCGCGGAGGTTCCACCGCAGCGTACGGAGTGCTCTACGAGCGCCACAGTGTCGCGGCCCACAGCATGGCTCGCCAGGTGGCCAACGACTCGTCGGAGGCGGACGACCTCGTTTCCGAGGCGTTCGCGAAAGTACTCACCGGACTGCGTTCCGGTCAGGGGCCGAACACGGCGTTCCGGGCCTACCTCCTCACGGCGGTCCGCCGTACGGCCTACGACCGCACCCGCAAGGAGCGCAGAGTGCGGTACTCGGCCGACGTGGGCACCGAGGACGGCGCGGACGTGAGCGTGCCGTTCACCGACACGGCGGTGGCGGGTCTGGAACGCTCACTGGCCGCGCAGGCGTTCAACAGGCTGCCCGAACGCTGGCAGACGGTGCTGTGGCACCTGGAGATCGAGGGCGAGTCACCGTCCGAGGTGGCCCCGGTCCTGGGGCTGACATCCAACGGAGTCTCGGCGCTGGCCTACCGGGCGCGCGAGGGGTTACGACAGGCATACCTGCAGGTCCACCTCGGGCAGCTGGAATCCGACGAGGCGGAGTCGCAGCAGTGCCGCGCCACCGTCGAGCGGCTGGGCCAGTGGACCAGGGGCGGGCTGTCCAAACGGGAGTCCGCGCAGGTGGACACGCACCTGGACTCCTGCACGAGCTGTCGCGCTCTGTCCGCCGAGCTGGGCGACGTCAACGGCGGTCTGCGGCTGGTGGTCGCGCCGTTCGTCCTCGGCACCAGCGCGGCGGGGTATCTGGCGGGCAACTCGGGAACGGCCGCCGCTGCCGGGATCACCGCCGGAGGTGCGGGAGGTACGGGTGCCGCCGGTGCTGTCGGGGCGGCGAGCTCACTGCCCCGGCAGATCGTGGGGACGACCGCCTCGACCGCCGCGATGGTCGTCGCGGTGGCTCTCGGCCTGGCGGCGGGTGGTCAACAACCGAATCCCGCGGCCGCGGCGCCCCCCACCTCGGAACAACCCCCGCCGCGCCCCGAACCGCCCGCACCGGAGCAGCCGACGCGGCAGCCCTCCGAGCCACGACCTTCCCCCGAACCGAGCCCACCTCCCGAGAAGGCTCCCCCGCCGGAACCCGAGCAGGGGGAGCCGAACCTCGTGGCGTCCGGGCCGGGACAACCGGTGCACCTGATCGCGGGTGGTGATCCCGCCGAGCTGCCCATCACGATCGGCAACAACGGGACGGGAATCTCCGAACCGATCACGGTGCGTCTCGCGCTGCCGAGGGGGATCAGCGCCCGTGTCCCCGGCGTGACCGACGGCTCGGGAGCCGCCGAGAACTCGGGGAGCGAGGCCGCGAGCACCGAACCGGCATGGGTGACAGCACGTTCGGCGAGCGCGCGAAACGCGGTGGTCCCGGCGAGCACGGGGAACAGCGCGGGCGGGGTGCTCCGGGCCGAGCCCGCGGTGTCCGGCTCGAACGGGACCGGTCCCGGCCTCGGTTGCGTTTCCGAGGGTCGCTCCATGACCTGCACCACCGAACGCGGGCTGCGGGCAGGCGAGGAGCTGCCGCTGGACTTCCGGGTTCGCGCGGACAGCACCGCGCGCAGCGGTGAGGTGACGGTGAACATCACGAGCGCGGGCGGGCTCTCGCTCTCGCTGGCCGAGGTGCGTGTCCGGGTGAAGCCAAGCACCGAACCGGGCATAGCACTCACGACGGACAGCTGGAGCGGGGCGTTTCCCTGGAGTGGCTCGCGAGTGCGCGCGCACGCCCGCAACACCGGGGACACCACCGGAACGGCACGGGTGGTGTTCGAACTTCCGGAGGGTACCCGAGCGGTGACGATCCCCTCGGGATGCGAACGCGCGGGTTCGACGGTGCGCTGCTCGGAGCGCCTGCGGCCCACCGAGACCACCGAATTCGCGGTGTGGCTGTGCGACTCCCGCTGGCTGTCCGCCCGCCCGCTGTCCGAGGAGGGGCTGCTCGACGAGTCGCCGGCCGAGTGGTCGCGTCCGACCCGGCTCACGGTCAGCGCCGAACTGGCCGACGCCCGCGACAGCGAACGAGTCACCCTGGAGCAGTGGTGGTCCCGGCTGCCGGACTACTGGAAACTGCCGGAGCACTGGAATCTGCCGGACGAATCGACGAGCACCGAGCAACGGCCGAACAGGCCGGATGACGGCTCGGACAGTGGTGTCCCGCAGGGCTCCGAGAACGGCAGGGAACCGGCGAACTCCGGTCCCAGCGGACCGCCCGACCCGAGCTCGGAGCCCGGAACCGATCCGGATGCCCCGAACGGAAACGGCGCGGGGCAGTCCGGCGGTTCCCCGCACGAGAGCTCCCCCGCTCCCGACTCCCCGGGATCCGACACGAACAAGCCGACACCGCCGACGACGGAACACGAGGGAACGAGCGGCCCCGAACCGCCCGAAGCCACCGAGGAACCGGAGTCGCAACCGCCGGAGCCCTCCGAGGGCGGCGGGCAGCGGAATCCGGATGATTCGGACAGCGAGGACTCGTCCGGGTTCGACCTGGAGAACTTCCTCGACGGGCTGCCCTACGTCGGAGCCTCGGACTGA
- a CDS encoding putative flippase GtrA (product_source=COG2246; cog=COG2246; pfam=PF04138; superfamily=48317; transmembrane_helix_parts=Inside_1_23,TMhelix_24_46,Outside_47_55,TMhelix_56_73,Inside_74_92,TMhelix_93_115,Outside_116_129,TMhelix_130_152,Inside_153_238), translating to MSVVDEVLTQLPRPLRQLALRYRELLKFAMVGASTFVIDTVIFFALKWTVLAPKPVTAKVVAVLVATIVSYVLNREWAFRTRGGKERHHEASLYFLFSGIAIGLYAAPLWVSRYLLHLQTPYTTPLVEEIADFTSGQILGVLLGMAFRWWAFRRWVFPTRETETTERPTEDATELSNVEPFPIERATVERTIVERATDERATGERATADHSTGEHGATPSGASHETTEEHDISRPAAG from the coding sequence GTGTCGGTAGTCGACGAGGTGCTCACCCAACTCCCCCGCCCGCTACGGCAGCTGGCGCTGCGATACCGCGAGCTGTTGAAGTTCGCGATGGTGGGCGCGAGCACCTTCGTCATCGACACGGTGATCTTCTTCGCGCTCAAGTGGACCGTGCTGGCCCCGAAGCCGGTCACGGCCAAGGTCGTGGCCGTGCTGGTGGCCACGATCGTGTCCTACGTCCTCAACCGGGAGTGGGCGTTCCGCACCCGCGGCGGCAAGGAACGCCACCACGAGGCCAGCCTGTACTTCCTGTTCAGCGGTATCGCGATCGGGCTCTACGCCGCACCGCTGTGGGTCTCCAGATACCTGCTGCACCTGCAGACGCCCTACACCACACCGCTGGTCGAGGAGATCGCCGACTTCACCTCGGGCCAGATACTCGGCGTGCTGCTGGGTATGGCGTTCCGCTGGTGGGCCTTCCGCCGCTGGGTCTTTCCCACCCGGGAAACGGAGACCACCGAGCGCCCCACCGAAGACGCCACAGAGCTCTCCAACGTCGAGCCCTTCCCCATCGAGCGAGCCACCGTAGAACGAACCATCGTCGAGCGCGCCACGGATGAACGAGCCACGGGTGAACGAGCGACCGCTGATCACTCCACCGGGGAACACGGTGCCACCCCGAGCGGCGCTTCCCACGAAACAACCGAAGAGCACGACATCTCGCGTCCGGCCGCCGGGTGA
- a CDS encoding transcriptional regulator with XRE-family HTH domain (product_source=COG1396; cog=COG1396; pfam=PF13560; smart=SM00530; superfamily=47413) — translation MTTSPFLNSSPILLRRWLGMGLFNLRQHAGVGQDEAAARLDVRRQTIGHYESGRNLPSVGDLEALLDMYGASDETEHYRALRDGARRGENWWQKVSQIPSWFDHYLGLESGAVRIDAFAPTFLPGLLQTKSYAQAMFSADSAYAENSTRQLISLRLGRRHIFERESRPAHLRVVVDESVLYRRQGSAEVMREQLSSLLSDMEHPQIALRILPLDVGAFEGQLDYPFKLLSFPEEMVGDHGVVFVELLGDARYYEEEGEIELYEQAMERLFDVSGSLSDSRELIQRAVKELSSERG, via the coding sequence TTGACGACCTCGCCTTTTCTGAACTCCAGTCCGATCCTGTTGCGTCGTTGGCTCGGCATGGGGCTGTTCAATCTCAGACAACATGCAGGTGTCGGTCAGGATGAAGCCGCAGCGCGCCTCGATGTTCGTCGTCAGACGATCGGGCACTATGAATCGGGTCGGAACTTGCCTTCCGTCGGTGATCTCGAAGCGTTGCTCGACATGTACGGAGCGAGCGACGAAACCGAGCACTACCGCGCGCTGCGTGATGGAGCTCGGCGGGGCGAGAACTGGTGGCAGAAGGTTTCGCAGATCCCCTCGTGGTTCGATCACTACTTGGGACTGGAGTCGGGTGCGGTTCGGATCGATGCCTTCGCGCCGACCTTTCTCCCAGGGCTGTTGCAGACGAAGAGCTACGCCCAAGCGATGTTCAGTGCGGACTCCGCATATGCGGAGAACTCGACACGGCAGCTGATTAGTCTTCGTTTGGGGCGACGTCACATCTTCGAGCGAGAGTCCCGTCCCGCGCATCTGCGCGTGGTTGTGGACGAGAGCGTCCTCTATCGGAGACAGGGCAGCGCGGAGGTCATGCGTGAGCAGTTGAGTTCCCTGCTTAGCGACATGGAGCATCCCCAGATAGCCCTACGAATACTTCCACTGGACGTAGGAGCTTTTGAGGGGCAACTCGACTACCCATTCAAGCTCCTCTCTTTTCCTGAAGAAATGGTCGGTGACCACGGTGTGGTCTTCGTCGAGTTGTTGGGAGACGCACGCTACTACGAGGAGGAAGGTGAGATCGAACTCTACGAGCAGGCTATGGAGCGCTTGTTCGATGTTTCGGGATCTCTGTCAGACTCCAGAGAGTTGATTCAGCGAGCTGTGAAGGAGTTGTCGAGTGAACGCGGGTGA
- a CDS encoding hypothetical protein (product_source=Hypo-rule applied; pfam=PF04149) gives MNAGDALWSSVWRKSSFSRPQGDCVEVAGSSGVVGVRDSKRGDSSPVLVFDPLRWREFVAALRDG, from the coding sequence GTGAACGCGGGTGATGCGCTGTGGAGCAGCGTATGGCGCAAGTCCAGTTTCAGCAGGCCACAGGGCGACTGCGTGGAGGTGGCCGGATCTTCCGGAGTGGTTGGTGTGCGGGACAGCAAGCGGGGTGATTCCTCGCCGGTGCTGGTGTTCGACCCGTTACGGTGGCGCGAGTTCGTGGCAGCACTGCGAGATGGTTGA
- a CDS encoding drug/metabolite transporter (DMT)-like permease (product_source=COG0697; cog=COG0697; pfam=PF00892; smart=SM01378; superfamily=103481; transmembrane_helix_parts=Inside_1_20,TMhelix_21_39,Outside_40_42,TMhelix_43_65,Inside_66_76,TMhelix_77_99,Outside_100_102,TMhelix_103_125,Inside_126_129,TMhelix_130_152,Outside_153_161,TMhelix_162_181,Inside_182_193,TMhelix_194_216,Outside_217_225,TMhelix_226_248,Inside_249_254,TMhelix_255_277,Outside_278_281,TMhelix_282_299,Inside_300_304): MSAPDTERRPAERTTAPDARLVLTIGATILSGSALFMQLSGTTAGTAAFFRCLLALPVLLPLALLERRRLGGRAFRWQALDLLAGFFLGLDLVLWGESIINIGTGIATVLNNVQVLAAPMLALLITRERLSTGFLLATPVMLAGVALVGGVADSQAFGDAPAYGALMGAASGVAYGGYLFLLRLGGTRHARHRFSPVCLASASAAATALLLGGPWQGVELAVGWPALGWLTALALSSQVTGLLVVGSALPRVPSSVGSTLLLLQPVLAVLWGVLLLGESPTWWQLLGCVLVVGTVWFTSRRVRS; this comes from the coding sequence ATGAGCGCCCCCGACACCGAACGACGTCCTGCCGAACGCACCACCGCCCCCGACGCACGACTGGTACTGACGATCGGTGCCACGATTCTGTCGGGCTCCGCGCTGTTCATGCAGCTTTCCGGCACGACCGCGGGCACGGCGGCCTTCTTCCGCTGCCTGCTCGCCCTGCCGGTGCTGCTTCCGCTGGCACTGCTCGAACGGCGTCGACTCGGCGGCCGGGCTTTCCGGTGGCAGGCGCTGGATCTGCTGGCGGGGTTCTTCCTGGGACTGGACCTGGTGCTGTGGGGTGAGTCCATCATCAACATCGGCACCGGCATCGCCACGGTGCTCAACAACGTCCAGGTGCTGGCGGCACCGATGCTGGCGCTGCTGATCACCCGGGAACGACTCTCGACGGGTTTCCTGCTGGCCACACCGGTGATGCTGGCCGGGGTGGCGCTGGTGGGCGGCGTAGCGGACAGCCAAGCGTTCGGCGATGCCCCCGCCTATGGCGCGCTGATGGGAGCCGCTTCGGGAGTGGCCTACGGCGGCTACCTCTTCCTGCTGCGACTGGGCGGTACGCGGCACGCCAGGCACCGCTTCTCGCCGGTCTGCCTCGCCTCCGCCTCCGCCGCCGCCACCGCGCTGCTGCTCGGCGGACCGTGGCAGGGCGTGGAACTGGCGGTAGGCTGGCCCGCCCTGGGATGGCTGACCGCGCTCGCACTATCATCGCAGGTAACGGGCCTGCTGGTGGTGGGGTCGGCGCTGCCTCGGGTGCCGAGCAGCGTCGGTAGCACCCTGTTGCTGCTGCAACCGGTGCTGGCCGTGCTGTGGGGAGTGCTGCTGCTCGGGGAATCACCCACGTGGTGGCAACTGCTGGGGTGCGTACTGGTGGTGGGGACGGTCTGGTTCACCAGTCGTCGAGTGCGCTCCTGA